The following are encoded together in the Drosophila sechellia strain sech25 chromosome 3R, ASM438219v1, whole genome shotgun sequence genome:
- the LOC6620387 gene encoding uncharacterized protein LOC6620387 isoform X3, which yields MAGGGRTAGKYGYSDNNYYSGHSYKSINDEIILVSIIMGITILVLITIALCYIAYEKCQKKREYYINA from the exons ATGGCCGGCGGGGGCAGGACAGCCGGCAAATACGGATATTCGGACAACAATTATTACAGTG gTCACTCGTACAAGAGCATCAACGATGAGATTATACTGGTCAGCATCATAATGGGCATCACCATACTGGTCCTCATCACCATCGCCCTGTGCTACATTGCGTACGAGAAGTGCCAGAAGAAGCGGGAGTACTATATCAACGCCTAG
- the LOC6620384 gene encoding protein I'm not dead yet 2 yields MGDADGKLAGGQAVKRCCGFHWRGKATVMIPLITLPLMIYGVLENNLAYQCMYLVANMALFWITEAIPLYLTALFPVVFLPLFGILTSEKVCSFYFSDTVVMFIGGLLIALAIEYSNLHQRIALNTILIVGCSPRRLHFGLVMVTCFISLWISNSAATAMMCPIVKAVLNEMETQNIFAIYKSQEEEPVEEGDPPHPSTISMAFYFGIAYSSSIGGCGTLIGTGTNLTYKGLYDTRFPNSEEKIDFPIFMAYSVPFAVLVLVFLTYFSLQVTHMGLFRPNSKIGQEVKKGAESQDVVKDVIKQRKAELGPMSCHEIQVGLLFVLMIFLLFTRKPGFFSGWADFLNAKAIGSGPPVFFATVLLFALPTQYTFFKYCCGKAPFPGQTLDACLSWVYCQKYTPFGLAFLLGGGFALAEGSRVSGMAKMLGESLAFAGEMHSVLVISMCIIISLFCTAFASNVAICNILIPIFSEMALAIKVHPMKLTFPAALACSLAFHLPVSTPPNAIISGFTGLKTKYMVIAGLLPTFWAFLCLLFTGTVWTMLIYPGTTEFPSWAV; encoded by the exons ATGGGAGA TGCTGATGGAAAACTTGCAGGTGGTCAGGCCGTAAAGAGATGTTGCGGCTTCCATTGGAGGGGCAAGGCGACCGTCATGATTCCTCTCATCACATTGCCGCTTATGATCTATGGGGTCTTGGAGAATAATTTG GCATATCAATGCATGTATCTGGTGGCCAATATGGCGCTCTTCTGGATCACGGAAGCCATTCCTCTATATTTGACAGCTCTGTTTCCAGTGGTTTTTCTGCCACTGTTTGGCATTTTG ACTTCGGAAAAGGTGTGCAGCTTTTACTTTAGTGACACCGTGGTTATGTTCATTGGGGGACTGCTTATTGCTCTGGCCATAGAATACAGCAATCTCCATCAGCGCATCGCACTCAACACTATTCTAATAGTGGGCTGCAGTCCGAGGCG CTTGCACTTCGGATTGGTCATGGTGACTTGCTTCATATCGCTTTGGATTTCAAACTCAGCTGCCACTGCTATGATGTGTCCCATAGTCAAAGCAGTGCTCAATGAAATGGAAACT CAAAACATTTTTGCCATTTACAAGTCGCAGGAAGAGGAACCAGTGGAAGAGGGCGA CCCCCCGCATCCGTCAACAATCTCGATGGCCTTCTACTTTGGCATCGCGTACTCTTCGTCAATCGGTGGTTGTGGCACCTTGATTGGAACTGGGACGAATCTGACTTATAAGGGCTTATACGATAC ACGTTTTCCCAACTCCGAAGAGAAGATTGACTTCCCCATCTTCATGGCTTACTCCGTTCCGTTCGCAGTGCTCGTGCTTGTCTTTCTCACGTACTTCTCGCTACAAGTCACCCACATGGGTCTCTTCCGGCCGAATAGCAAAATTGGTCAGGAGGTGAAGAAGGGCGCCGAGAGCCAGGACGTTGTCAAGGATGTGATCAAGCAGCGCAAGGCAGAGCTGGGACCGATGAGCTGCCACGAGATTCAAGTGGGTCTGCTCTTCGTGCTGATGATTTTCCTGCTCTTCACCCGTAAACCTGGTTTCTTTTCGGGATGGGCTGACTTTCTGAATGCCAA AGCCATTGGCAGTGGTCCTCCAGTATTTTTCGCAACAGTTCTGCTCTTCGCGCTGCCCACACAGTACACCTTCTTCAAGTACTGCTGCGGAAAGGCTCCTTTCCCTGGACAAACTTTGGATGCCTGCCTCTCGTGGGTCTATTGCCAAAAGTATACCCCCTTTGGCCTGGCCTTTCTGTTGG GAGGTGGATTTGCTTTGGCCGAGGGCAGCAGGGTAAGCGGAATGGCCAAAATGCTGGGCGAGTCCTTAGCATTCGCTGGTGAAATGCACTCCGTCCTCGTTATATCCATGTGTATTATAATCTCCCTATTCTGCACTGCATTCGCTTCCAACGTGGCCATCTGCAATATTCTGATCCCGATCTTCTCGGAAATG GCCCTGGCCATCAAAGTTCATCCCATGAAACTGACATTTCCGGCTGCCCTGGCCTGCAGCTTGGCTTTCCATCTGCCCGTAAGCACTCCGCCTAATGCAATTATATCCGGCTTTACGGGTTTGAAGACAAAGTACATGGTTATCGCTGGGCTTTTGCCCACATTTTGGGCCTTCCTATGCCTGCTGTTCACCGGAACCGTGTGGACCATGCTGATCTATCCGGGGACGACGGAATTCCCCTCGTGGGCTGTTTAG
- the LOC6620385 gene encoding protein I'm not dead yet 2, whose translation MADPGEQRKFVLGRCCIFHWRGKASIIIPLITLPILIHGLQNDMAEFKCMWLIVTMALLWITETLPIYVTALFPLVFCPLLGLVNASIVCKQYFTDTIVVFLGGLIVALGIEYSNLHIRIALRVIRIVGGSPRRLFIGMMSVSTFLGLWISNSAGTAMMCPIVKALVNELDANKIFPVYMTQEEEPVEEGDPPHPSKITIAFYAGIAYAASIGGLGTLIGTGTNLVFKGIYSERFPTSTVEITFANFMFYSIPLMVFVNISLVIIGFLITHMGLFRPNSKTGKIISEANTNRKLMEDVLRQRHIDLGPMSCHEIQMAIVFAFMIVLLITRKPSFFTGWSDLIDAKVVGSSAGVSFIVLLIFALPTQYTFFKYCCGKGPFTAQAIDALLSWEYVLRNIPWGLLFLLGGGFALAVASKESGLNVMISNAMQVLVGLPNILVQSITFISANLLSAFNANVVVANIVLPILCEMSLALDLHPLILTLPACLGISMVYFLPVSTPPNAIVTQYAHIKTKYFACCGILPTIIGISVALVNTNTWGLIIFPETKSFPDWAMKIKNETKI comes from the exons ATGGCAGATCCAGGAGAACAACG AAAATTCGTATTGGGACGCTGTTGTATTTTCCACTGGCGCGGTAAGGCTTCAATAATAATACCCTTGATCACACTGCCGATTCTTATTCATGGCTTACAAAACGACATGGCC GAGTTCAAGTGCATGTGGCTTATTGTTACCATGGCCCTGCTGTGGATCACCGAAACCCTACCGATATATGTCACGGCATTGTTTCCCCTTGTCTTTTGCCCGCTCCTTGGTCTTGTG AATGCCTCTATAGTCTGCAAGCAGTACTTCACCGACACCATTGTGGTATTCCTAGGTGGGCTTATTGTGGCCTTGGGAATTGAGTACAGTAATCTACACATCAGAATTGCCCTGAGGGTTATTCGGATTGTCGGCGGAAGTCCTAGACG CTTGTTCATAGGCATGATGAGCGTGAGCACGTTTTTGGGATTGTGGATATCCAACTCAGCCGGAACGGCCATGATGTGCCCTATTGTCAAAGCGCTTGTCAATGAATTGGATGCC AACAAAATATTTCCCGTTTATATGACGCAAGAGGAGGAACCAGTAGAGGAGGGAGA CCCACCACATCCGTCCAAGATAACAATAGCCTTTTACGCTGGCATAGCCTACGCCGCCAGCATTGGGGGACTGGGAACACTAATTGGCACAGGAACGAATCTGGTCTTTAAGGGCATATACTCGGA GCGATTTCCCACTTCTACGGTGGAGATTACATTTGCCAACTTCATGTTCTACTCGATTCCCTTGATGGTGTTTGTAAACATTTCGCTGGTTATCATAGGTTTCCTCATCACGCACATGGGACTGTTTCGGCCAAATAGTAAAACCGGTAAAATCATTTCGGAGGCCAACACAAACAGGAAACTGATGGAGGATGTTTTGCGACAGCGCCATATTGATTTGGGCCCAATGAGCTGTCATGAAATTCAAATGGCCATCGTCTTTGCTTTTATGATAGTGCTCCTAATTACCCGCAAGCCGAGTTTCTTTACGGGCTGGAGCGATTTGATCGACGCAAA GGTAGTGGGAAGTTCAGCGGGAGTGTCATTTATTGTTCTACTAATTTTTGCCTTGCCCACCCAATATACGTTCTTCAAGTACTGTTGCGGTAAAG GTCCGTTTACCGCCCAGGCGATCGATGCGTTATTATCGTGGGAATATGTTCTACGCAACATTCCCTGGGGCCTATTATTTCTGCTGG GTGGTGGCTTTGCCTTGGCCGTGGCCAGCAAGGAAAGTGGTTTGAACGTAATGATCTCCAATGCCATGCAAGTTCTCGTCGGATTGCCAAATATCTTGGTGCAGTCGATCACGTTTATATCGGCCAATTTATTGTCAGCTTTCAACGCTAACGTTGTTGTGGCGAACATTGTGCTACCAATTTTATGTGAAATG TCTCTCGCTCTGGATTTACATCCTTTGATTTTAACTCTGCCAGCTTGCTTGGGAATTAGCATGGTCTACTTTTTACCCGTGAGCACGCCACCAAATGCAATTGTTACCCAATATGCACATATTAAGACCAAATACTTT gCCTGTTGCGGTATATTGCCCACCATTATCGGGATTTCTGTGGCTCTGGTGAACACGAATACCTGGGgattgataatatttccagAAACGAAAAGCTTTCCAGATTGGGCAATGAAAATCAAgaatgaaacaaaaatatga
- the LOC6620387 gene encoding uncharacterized protein LOC6620387 isoform X1, producing the protein MRVANPIFVLFLFITSFYGRSVCAWVVIQIACGTWSSFILYSNAFVMVRLIFFFVLFPLFEYARSESLKTELGFGHSYKSINDEIILVSIIMGITILVLITIALCYIAYEKCQKKREYYINA; encoded by the exons ATGCGAGTTGCAAATCCAATTTtcgtattatttttgtttattacgaGTTTTTATGGCCgctctgtgtgtgcgtgggttgTCATCCAGATTGCCTGTGGCACATGGTCGTCGTTTATTCTTTACAGCAATGCATTTGTCATGGTCCggctaatatttttttttgttttgttcccATTGTTTGAATATGCACGGAGTGAGTCCTTAAAAACCGAACTGGGATTTG gTCACTCGTACAAGAGCATCAACGATGAGATTATACTGGTCAGCATCATAATGGGCATCACCATACTGGTCCTCATCACCATCGCCCTGTGCTACATTGCGTACGAGAAGTGCCAGAAGAAGCGGGAGTACTATATCAACGCCTAG
- the LOC6620387 gene encoding uncharacterized protein LOC6620387 isoform X2: MRVANPIFVLFLFITSFYGRSVCAWVVIQIACGTWSSFILYSNAFVMVRLIFFFVLFPLFEYARSHSYKSINDEIILVSIIMGITILVLITIALCYIAYEKCQKKREYYINA; encoded by the exons ATGCGAGTTGCAAATCCAATTTtcgtattatttttgtttattacgaGTTTTTATGGCCgctctgtgtgtgcgtgggttgTCATCCAGATTGCCTGTGGCACATGGTCGTCGTTTATTCTTTACAGCAATGCATTTGTCATGGTCCggctaatatttttttttgttttgttcccATTGTTTGAATATGCACGGA gTCACTCGTACAAGAGCATCAACGATGAGATTATACTGGTCAGCATCATAATGGGCATCACCATACTGGTCCTCATCACCATCGCCCTGTGCTACATTGCGTACGAGAAGTGCCAGAAGAAGCGGGAGTACTATATCAACGCCTAG
- the LOC6620386 gene encoding endoribonuclease ZC3H12A yields the protein MRINMDCEVHEQHKQQQQQQQVHQQQQQHGSSNKLPVRKQESCSDDDESQSPSHTTERQNLEFAKKLGYSEQSIHSALTRLGSEAKQNELLAELIKLTADAPRPAHIGGSPSAMTNTLSSPTSVNNSSGLRHIVIDGSNVALSHGNNLVFSCRGIRICVDWFRQRGHRDITAFVPNWRKEMANNNIADQELLYELEHERYLVFTPSRHLDGKRVSCYDDRFILKLAVETDGIVVSNDNYRDLILESNEFRRVVQERLLMYSFVNDIFMPPDDPLGRSGPNLDLFLCSQTQQKMADAQQLCPYGKKCTYGQKCKFRHHNQTPLLQRLPLQASHSAPLHTNGGQQMISPGGNNNNVKINSLISREPLGRTKSNTIEQVCQGFSAQMDLSDGSVESSQPNRHKKLQRQQPPPAYHLLVPTYSAPLQQQQHQAQPPHQQSNSSTNYHHQYLTRTPSAPVTDQGLRLPLPAHNFAHLSASDSRINEELHASQQLPREEQRRLLRYHLGSLFPPHQVHAVLQLYPEETDSKTICAAILNLFPHN from the coding sequence ATGCGCATCAATATGGATTGCGAAGTGCATGAGCAAcacaaacagcagcaacaacaacagcaggtacaccagcaacaacaacaacacggcagcagcaacaagttgCCAGTGAGAAAGCAGGAAAGCTGCTCCGACGACGATGAGAGCCAGAGTCCCAGCCACACGACGGAGCGCCAGAACCTGGAGTTCGCCAAGAAGCTGGGCTACAGCGAACAATCTATCCATTCAGCGCTGACGCGCCTCGGCTCGGAAGCCAAGCAGAACGAGCTTCTGGCGGAGCTGATCAAGCTGACGGCCGATGCACCGCGGCCCGCCCACATCGGCGGCAGTCCATCCGCCATGACCAACACTCTATCCTCCCCGACCAGCGTTAACAACAGCTCTGGCTTGCGACACATCGTAATCGACGGCAGTAATGTGGCGCTTTCGCACGGCAACAACCTGGTATTCTCCTGTCGTGGCATTCGCATCTGTGTGGACTGGTTCCGTCAGCGTGGCCATCGCGACATCACCGCTTTCGTGCCCAACTGGCGCAAGGAGATGGCGAACAACAACATAGCCGACCAGGAGCTGCTCTACGAGCTGGAGCACGAAAGATACCTGGTGTTCACGCCATCGCGACATCTGGATGGAAAGCGTGTGTCCTGCTACGATGATCGCTTCATACTCAAGCTGGCAGTGGAAACCGACGGCATTGTGGTGTCCAACGACAACTACAGGGATCTGATCCTGGAGAGCAACGAGTTCAGGCGCGTGGTGCAGGAGCGCCTGTTGATGTACTCGTTCGTAAATGACATCTTCATGCCACCCGACGATCCGCTGGGCAGATCGGGTCCAAATCTGGACCTCTTCCTGTGCTCGCAGACGCAGCAGAAAATGGCGGATGCGCAGCAGTTGTGTCCGTACGGCAAGAAATGTACCTACGGGCAGAAGTGCAAGTTCCGGCATCACAATCAGACGCCACTGCTGCAGCGCCTCCCGCTGCAGGCCTCCCACAGCGCGCCCCTGCACACGAACGGTGGCCAACAGATGATCAGTCCGGGTGGCAATAATAACAATGTTAAGATCAACTCACTGATTAGCCGGGAACCACTGGGACGCACCAAGTCCAATACCATCGAACAGGTATGTCAGGGCTTCTCCGCACAAATGGACCTTTCGGACGGTTCCGTGGAATCCAGCCAGCCCAACCGCCACAAGAAGCTGCAGCGCCAACAACCGCCGCCCGCCTACCACCTGCTGGTGCCCACCTACAGTGCTCCcctccagcaacaacaacaccaggCACAGCCGCCGCATCAACAGTCCAACTCCAGCACCAACTATCACCACCAGTATCTGACGCGCACGCCATCCGCCCCGGTCACGGATCAGGGACTGCGTCTGCCACTGCCCGCTCACAACTTCGCCCATCTATCCGCCTCCGATTCGCGCATCAACGAGGAGCTGCACGCCTCGCAGCAGCTTCCGCGGGAGGAGCAGCGCCGATTGCTGCGCTATCACCTGGGCAGCCTGTTCCCGCCGCACCAGGTGCACGCCGTACTGCAGCTCTATCCGGAGGAGACCGACTCCAAGACCATATGCGCGGCTATACTTAATTTATTTCCGCATAATTAG